From a single Hippopotamus amphibius kiboko isolate mHipAmp2 chromosome X, mHipAmp2.hap2, whole genome shotgun sequence genomic region:
- the LOC130841996 gene encoding glycine receptor subunit alpha-4-like: MTTLIPATLSFLLLWTLPGQVLLRVALAKEEVKSGTKGAPPMSPSDFLDKLMGRTSGYDARIRPNFKGPPVNVTCNIFINSFGSVTETTMDYRVNVFLRQQWNDPRLAYREYPDDSLDLDPSMLDSIWKPDLFFANEKGANFHEVTTDNKLLRIFKNGNVLYSIRLTLILSCPMDLKNFPMDIQTCTMQLESFGYTMNDLVFEWLEDAPAVQVAEGLTLPQFILRDEKDLGYCTKHYNTGKFTCIEVKFHLERQMGYYLIQMYIPSLLIVILSWVSFWINMDAAPARVGLGITTVLTMTTQSSGSRASLPKVKRHASELACHRAPHFSFIPFPPPIFLGFKVEKSHQARAGGLHPLPPEHTANNIANSVEAGVVDAVWLGKEERQC; the protein is encoded by the exons ATGACAACTCTCATTCCAGcaaccctctccttccttctcctctggaCCCTGCCAGGGCAGGTCCTCCTCAG GGTGGCCTTGGCAAAAGAGGAAGTTAAATCTGGGACCAAGGGGGCCCCGCCCATGTCCCCCTCTGATTTCCTGGACAAGCTTATGGGGCGAACATCTGGATATGATGCCAGAATTCGGCCCAATTTTAAAG gcccacctgtgaatgtgacctgcAACATCTTCATCAACAGTTTCGGCTCCGTCACCGAGACTACCATG GACTACCGGGTGAACGTCTTCTTGAGGCAGCAGTGGAACGACCCACGCCTGGCCTACCGAGAATATCCCGATGACTCGCTGGACCTTGATCCTTCCATGCTGGACTCAATTTGGAAGCCTGACCTGTTCTTTGCCAATGAGAAAGGGGCCAATTTCCACGAGGTGACCACAGACAACAAGCTGCTGCGCATCTTCAAGAATGGAAACGTGCTCTACAGTATCAG GCTGACTCTCATTTTATCCTGCCCAATGGACCTCAAAAACTTCCCCATGGACATTCAGACCTGCACGATGCAGCTGGAGAGCT TTGGCTACACCATGAATGACCTCGTGTTTGAGTGGCTGGAAGATGCTCCTGCTGTCCAAGTGGCTGAGGGGTTGACTCTGCCCCAGTTTATCTTGCGGGATGAGAAGGATCTAGGCTATTGTACCAAGCACTACAACACAG GGAAATTCACCTGCATCGAGGTAAAGTTTCACCTGGAACGACAGATGGGCTACTATCTGATTCAGATGTATATCCCCAGCCTACTCATCGTCATCCTGTCCTGGGTCTCCTTCTGGATCAACATGGATGCTGCCCCCGCCCGGGTGGGCCTAGGCATCACCACTGTGCTCACCATGACAACTCAGAGCTCTGGCTCCCGGGCCTCTTTGCCTAAGGTTAAGAGACATGCAAGTGAACTTGCTTGCCATAGAGCTCCCCATTTCTCATTCATCCCGTTCCCTCCTCCTATTTTCCTTGGATTTAAGGTAGAGAAGAGCCATCAAGCAAGAGCAG